From a region of the Stenotrophomonas sp. BIO128-Bstrain genome:
- a CDS encoding DUF2612 domain-containing protein: MDLDQDHGRIAWSNWTAQFKDSPRLRSVVMALLQPFTTVQGALKQLRDDRWLDAAVGAQLDGLGDLLDRPRRITNTRAIWHFGFQGQPNIGGFGEFPMYRVGAGLFTGGSTLDDENYRRLLRWKILVDSGFGTAAQIEGALRVLFAVDRIAVEDLGNARIRVHIGRKATEDDYFLGNVGQWVPSAAGVALEFRTYEAGDSFEFDTSKYLQLLIGSDGVPLLGRDGYQLIGKG, from the coding sequence ATGGATCTTGACCAGGACCATGGACGCATTGCCTGGTCCAACTGGACCGCGCAGTTCAAGGACTCGCCGCGGCTCCGGTCGGTGGTCATGGCGCTGCTGCAACCGTTCACGACGGTGCAGGGGGCGTTGAAACAGCTGCGCGACGATCGCTGGCTGGACGCCGCTGTCGGGGCGCAACTGGACGGACTCGGGGATTTGCTGGACCGACCGCGTCGCATCACAAACACGCGGGCCATCTGGCATTTCGGCTTTCAGGGGCAGCCGAACATCGGCGGGTTCGGGGAGTTCCCCATGTATCGGGTGGGTGCGGGCCTGTTCACCGGCGGATCCACCCTCGACGACGAGAACTATCGGCGGCTGTTGCGCTGGAAGATCCTGGTGGACAGCGGCTTCGGTACTGCGGCCCAGATCGAAGGCGCTTTGCGTGTGCTGTTCGCCGTAGATCGGATCGCGGTCGAAGACCTGGGAAATGCGCGAATCCGGGTGCACATCGGCCGCAAGGCTACGGAGGACGACTATTTCCTCGGGAACGTAGGTCAGTGGGTGCCGTCGGCCGCCGGCGTGGCCTTGGAGTTCCGAACCTATGAGGCGGGCGATTCCTTCGAATTTGATACCTCCAAGTATCTGCAGCTGCTGATCGGCAGCGACGGCGTGCCCCTGCTCGGGCGTGACGGCTATCAACTTATTGGAAAGGGGTAA
- a CDS encoding SOS response-associated peptidase, which translates to MCGRFVQLPIRNADTLGFPQLVGDLMSIPESYNLAPTQRASVILDRGTGLQVTRLSWGLLPFWAKAKKLQGSTINARIETVATKPAFRSAFKKRRCLIPMAGYYEWSVNAEDGKKDPWFIHAARPLLAAGLWEDTSPLLEPDNLGTFTVITGDSSGVSADIHDRMPVWLTAGQADEWLAAEPDEAMAMLLASEPPAMEAYRVSRAVNTPRNNTDALLQAI; encoded by the coding sequence ATGTGCGGCCGATTCGTCCAGCTCCCGATCCGAAACGCTGACACCCTGGGCTTCCCCCAGCTGGTCGGCGACCTGATGTCGATTCCAGAGAGCTACAACCTGGCGCCGACGCAGCGCGCGTCCGTGATCCTCGATCGCGGCACCGGCCTACAGGTCACCCGCCTGTCGTGGGGCCTACTCCCCTTCTGGGCCAAGGCCAAGAAGCTGCAGGGCTCCACGATCAATGCGCGCATCGAGACGGTGGCCACCAAGCCGGCCTTCCGGTCGGCGTTCAAGAAGCGCCGGTGCCTGATACCCATGGCCGGGTACTACGAGTGGTCGGTCAACGCGGAGGACGGCAAGAAGGATCCTTGGTTCATTCACGCGGCCAGACCGCTGCTGGCGGCCGGCCTGTGGGAAGACACCAGTCCCCTGCTCGAACCGGACAACCTGGGCACGTTCACCGTGATCACTGGCGACAGCAGCGGCGTGTCGGCCGACATCCACGACCGCATGCCGGTGTGGCTGACGGCCGGCCAGGCCGATGAGTGGCTGGCGGCCGAGCCCGACGAAGCGATGGCGATGCTGCTGGCCAGCGAACCGCCGGCGATGGAGGCCTATCGCGTCAGCCGGGCAGTGAACACACCCCGGAACAACACCGATGCCCTACTACAGGCCATCTGA
- a CDS encoding YbfB/YjiJ family MFS transporter, giving the protein MSLTVPPPRRAWQVITAGICALVLTVGLARFAYTPLLPVMRLDAGLTAAAGGWLATFNYLGYLAGTVLVARVGDMQLKFRFYRIGLVLAVVSTGLMGTTTDMAFWGVLRFVAGLSSTAGLLLASGLVLNWLLAHQRRPQLGLHFAGLGVGIAVSGLAAAAMADQLASSRQWIALGTLAVVFLIPAWAWMPPPAAISSTTGANAPPPPGRRWRWLLIASYFCAGVGFVVSATFIVAILVQTPAFASHGSWVWMLVGLTAIPSTFAWDRLSNRLGLIRALMLAYALQATSFVLPLLDGGLWAGAASAVLFGLTFAGIVSLTLTVVGRHYPHNPAKAMATLTLSYGVAQIIAPAIAGTLARDSGSYQGALVLAAIMMVIGIVLLWCMPNDARSTPG; this is encoded by the coding sequence ATGTCCCTCACGGTCCCACCTCCCCGCCGCGCCTGGCAGGTCATCACGGCCGGCATCTGCGCGCTGGTACTCACGGTTGGCCTGGCGCGCTTTGCCTACACCCCGCTGCTGCCGGTGATGCGGCTCGACGCCGGGCTCACGGCCGCCGCCGGCGGCTGGCTGGCAACGTTCAACTATCTGGGCTACCTGGCCGGCACCGTGCTGGTCGCCCGGGTCGGCGACATGCAACTGAAATTCCGCTTCTACCGCATCGGACTGGTCCTGGCAGTGGTATCCACCGGCCTGATGGGCACCACCACGGACATGGCCTTCTGGGGCGTGCTGCGCTTCGTGGCCGGCCTGTCCAGCACCGCCGGCCTGCTGCTCGCCTCCGGGCTGGTGCTCAACTGGCTGCTCGCCCATCAGCGCCGCCCACAGCTCGGCCTGCACTTCGCCGGCCTCGGGGTGGGGATCGCGGTCTCGGGCCTGGCAGCTGCGGCGATGGCCGATCAACTGGCGTCCTCCCGGCAGTGGATCGCCCTGGGCACCCTCGCGGTGGTGTTCCTGATCCCGGCCTGGGCATGGATGCCGCCGCCGGCAGCGATCTCCAGCACGACGGGTGCCAACGCTCCCCCGCCACCCGGGCGGCGCTGGCGCTGGCTGCTGATCGCCTCGTACTTCTGCGCGGGGGTCGGCTTCGTGGTCAGCGCGACCTTCATCGTCGCCATCCTGGTGCAGACCCCTGCCTTCGCCAGCCACGGCAGTTGGGTGTGGATGCTGGTCGGCCTCACCGCCATCCCCTCGACGTTTGCCTGGGACCGGCTGTCTAACCGGCTCGGCCTGATCCGTGCATTGATGCTCGCGTATGCGTTGCAGGCCACGTCCTTCGTATTGCCCTTGCTGGATGGCGGGCTGTGGGCCGGCGCGGCCAGCGCGGTGCTGTTCGGCCTGACCTTCGCCGGCATCGTCAGCCTGACCCTGACCGTGGTCGGTCGCCACTACCCGCACAATCCTGCCAAGGCGATGGCGACGTTGACGCTGAGTTACGGCGTCGCCCAGATCATCGCCCCCGCGATCGCCGGCACGCTGGCGCGCGACAGCGGCAGCTACCAGGGCGCATTGGTGCTGGCGGCGATCATGATGGTGATCGGCATCGTGCTGTTGTGGTGCATGCCCAACGACGCACGATCCACCCCGGGCTGA
- a CDS encoding helix-turn-helix transcriptional regulator, producing MAMVESTAPGWREVPVPPLRRLPWPVVARSQRLEAGERFPPHVHGWNQLVHASTGVLQASAGQARHVITPQQALWVPTGTLHHTGALNTSAFRNLYVADGPELGMPTHCVVLDVSPLLRELIIELDRTVPDHDRTYYATLCTLITAQLPRQRQHTRHLPWPQDARLQRWCQALYEQPADTRSVEDWAPLLGASPRTLARHFERETGMRLREWRLRLRLLRAIEWLAQGRSPTVIAHELGYASASAFNYMFRIEMGMSPLQWRRARPTA from the coding sequence ATGGCCATGGTTGAATCCACTGCCCCGGGTTGGCGCGAAGTTCCGGTGCCGCCGCTGCGGCGTCTGCCCTGGCCGGTGGTGGCGCGCAGCCAGCGACTGGAGGCCGGCGAGCGCTTCCCGCCGCACGTGCACGGCTGGAACCAGCTGGTCCATGCCAGCACGGGTGTGCTGCAGGCCAGCGCCGGGCAGGCACGTCACGTGATCACCCCGCAGCAGGCGCTGTGGGTGCCGACCGGCACGCTCCATCACACGGGCGCGTTGAACACCTCGGCGTTCCGCAATCTTTACGTGGCCGATGGGCCGGAACTGGGTATGCCCACGCATTGCGTGGTACTCGATGTGTCACCGCTGCTGCGCGAACTGATCATTGAACTCGATCGCACCGTGCCCGATCACGACCGCACCTACTACGCCACGTTGTGCACCCTGATCACTGCGCAGTTGCCGCGCCAGCGGCAGCACACCCGGCACCTGCCGTGGCCGCAGGATGCGCGCCTGCAGCGCTGGTGCCAGGCGCTGTACGAGCAACCCGCCGATACCCGCAGCGTGGAGGACTGGGCGCCCTTGCTGGGTGCATCGCCGCGTACCCTGGCGCGCCACTTTGAACGCGAGACCGGCATGCGCCTGCGTGAGTGGCGGTTGCGGCTGCGCCTGCTGCGCGCCATCGAGTGGCTGGCGCAGGGGCGTTCGCCCACGGTAATCGCGCACGAGCTGGGCTATGCCTCGGCGTCGGCGTTCAACTACATGTTCCGGATCGAGATGGGCATGAGCCCGCTGCAATGGAGGCGCGCACGCCCTACGGCGTGA
- a CDS encoding NADP-dependent oxidoreductase, with translation MNALTNTRIVLASRPNGAPVSSNFRIEHVPVPAPGPGEVLLRNRYLSLDPYMRGRMEEGPSYAAPVALDAVMEGRTVAEVLASNHPGFAIGEHVLAPGNWQTHAVIHGDQLSRKLEDNDLPISTALGVYGMPGFTAYVGLQEIGKPQPGETLVVAAASGPVGATVGQIAKLQGARTVGIAGGEQKRAYLETLGFDVALDHRADDFAAQLRAAVPDGIDVYFENVGGHVFDAVAPLLNDFARIPVCGTIATYNARGAVLPGPDRLPGFMSQVLRQRLTVRGFIQSDLHAFFPAFLREMGQWLKDGRVQYREDIVEGLENAPEAFFGLLKGRNFGKLVVKLA, from the coding sequence ATGAACGCGCTCACCAACACCCGCATCGTGCTCGCTTCTCGCCCGAACGGTGCTCCCGTCTCATCCAACTTCCGTATCGAGCACGTGCCGGTGCCCGCGCCTGGCCCGGGCGAGGTGCTGCTGCGCAATCGCTATCTGTCGCTGGATCCCTACATGCGTGGTCGCATGGAGGAGGGGCCGTCCTACGCCGCACCGGTTGCGCTGGATGCGGTGATGGAAGGGCGCACCGTTGCTGAAGTGCTCGCCTCCAACCATCCCGGTTTCGCCATCGGCGAGCATGTGCTGGCACCGGGCAACTGGCAGACGCACGCGGTCATCCATGGCGATCAGCTCAGCCGCAAGCTCGAGGACAACGACCTGCCGATCAGCACTGCACTGGGCGTGTACGGCATGCCCGGATTCACGGCGTACGTGGGCCTGCAGGAAATCGGCAAGCCGCAGCCGGGCGAAACCCTCGTGGTGGCGGCTGCCAGTGGCCCGGTGGGCGCAACGGTGGGGCAGATCGCCAAGCTGCAGGGGGCGCGCACGGTCGGCATTGCCGGTGGCGAGCAGAAGCGCGCGTACCTGGAAACACTGGGCTTCGATGTGGCGCTGGATCACCGCGCCGACGATTTCGCCGCGCAGTTGCGCGCGGCGGTGCCCGACGGCATCGATGTCTACTTCGAGAACGTCGGCGGGCATGTGTTCGATGCGGTCGCGCCGCTGCTCAACGATTTCGCGCGCATTCCCGTGTGCGGCACCATCGCCACCTACAACGCGCGCGGCGCGGTGCTGCCCGGGCCGGACCGGCTGCCGGGTTTCATGAGCCAGGTGCTGCGCCAGCGCCTGACCGTGCGCGGCTTCATCCAGTCCGACCTGCACGCCTTCTTCCCGGCGTTCCTGCGCGAGATGGGGCAGTGGCTGAAGGACGGCCGCGTGCAGTATCGCGAAGACATCGTGGAGGGCCTGGAGAACGCGCCCGAGGCATTCTTCGGGCTGCTCAAGGGGCGCAACTTCGGCAAGCTGGTGGTCAAGCTGGCTTGA